A genomic stretch from Telopea speciosissima isolate NSW1024214 ecotype Mountain lineage chromosome 7, Tspe_v1, whole genome shotgun sequence includes:
- the LOC122667417 gene encoding uncharacterized protein LOC122667417 — MARQLPIVQDVASTIQASLGIAAFLLCSFALFMCASHSWKRRNWRRCYGFSSDEPVIQLNTEGAFIMSKRAQQVQPGYGEESMAGQQDVCVWQKNILMGEKCQVPDFSGIIVYDSAGNIVVPPARTCAAISFK; from the coding sequence ATGGCTCGTCAACTTCCCATTGTACAAGATGTGGCAAGCACAATTCAGGCAAGTCTAGGCATTGCAGCATTCCTCCTCTGTTCCTTTGCACTCTTCATGTGTGCTTCTCATTCATGGAAAAGGCGTAACTGGCGGAGGTGTTATGGTTTCTCTTCTGATGAACCTGTTATACAGCTCAACACAGAAGGAGCATTCATAATGTCCAAAAGGGCTCAACAGGTCCAACCAGGATATGGCGAAGAAAGCATGGCAGGACAACAAGATGTCTGTGTTTGGCAGAAGAACATACTCATGGGTGAGAAGTGCCAGGTCCCAGACTTCTCTGGTATCATTGTTTATGATTCTGCTGGGAATATAGTTGTTCCTCCTGCCAGAACTTGTGCTGCAATCTCCTTTAAGTAG
- the LOC122666718 gene encoding embryogenesis-like protein, which yields MGIMRRVSQVSLIKFSLNYRFRQFLTPISSFVLKPSSTILTRFVSGSISTPTLEIFDLPISKFHSLAHPISSDPSTHLKNHENLRKFNDEAAPSFDSSKEIDEINLKFAEAREEIEMALESKETVYFDEEAENAREAVKVVLDMFEGLLAKLPENERASLQRFMGLKIEQLKAELEQLND from the coding sequence atggGTATAATGCGTCGGGTTTCGCAGGTTTCTCTCATTAAATTCTCCTTGAACTACCGTTTTCGTCAATTTTTAACACCCATTTCTTCGTTTGTTCTCAAACCCTCCTCAACAATTTTAACTAGATTTGTTTCTGGCTCCATATCAACTCCTACACTGGAGATTTTCGATCTGCCTATCTCGAAATTCCACTCTTTGGCACACCCAATCAGTTCAGATCCTTCGACCCATCTCaaaaatcatgaaaatctgaGGAAATTCAATGATGAAGCTGCCCCAAGCTTTGATTCGAGTAAAGAGATTGATGAGATTAATCTTAAGTTCGCAGAAGCTCGAGAAGAGATCGAGATGGCTTTGGAATCGAAGGAGACGGTTTACTTCGACGAAGAGGCGGAAAATGCTAGGGAAGCTGTGAAGGTTGTCTTGGACATGTTCGAGGGTCTATTGGCGAAGTTACCTGAGAACGAGAGGGCTTCGTTGCAGAGGTTCATGGGACTAAAGATCGAGCAGTTGAAAGCTGAGCTTGAACAGTTGAACGATTGA
- the LOC122669239 gene encoding protein SLOW GREEN 1, chloroplastic: MGCQSISTFSLCSQTLTLNLKFPKLGFSYGPKVTLPSSVHLSQLQKSLSFPSQLRASNRQLGRLHSLSYFPLPPLQVPHLNISRVCSFFPPLNSIFKLSANKIAVLIVWSLICLGSLNPRPVLALPTTLKSTSSASMEERRDTQNDQNDNEDMYLKILEKNPRDIEALKVVLYAKMRKRKTKEAVEYVEKLIDIQPNEIEWRLLQALTYEMMGNFSRAKTLFKQILKERPLLLRALHGLAMVMHKNHEGPAVFDMLDKALKLAQREKRVTEERNIRILIAQMHVVKGNLEEGLKNFQDLVNENPRDFRPYLCQGIIYSLQDKKEEAQEQFETYRTLVPEEFPQRGFLDDVVLAAKTESRQQLEKDFEVEFSYRK; the protein is encoded by the exons ATGGGTTGCCAATCGATTAGTACTTTCTCGCTCTGCTCTCAAACACTTACCCTCAATCTCAAATTCCCAAAACTTGGGTTTTCCTATGGACCCAAAGTAACTCTTCCAAGTTCAGTCCATCTGAGCCAACTGCAGAAATCACTGTCCTTTCCTTCCCAACTGCGAGCCAGTAATCGACAATTGGGTAGGCTTCATTCACTCTCATACTTCCCTCTTCCACCACTTCAAGTGCCCCATCTAAATATTTCCAGGGTATGTTCTTTCTTCCCTCCCCTGAACAGTATTTTCAAACTCAGTGCGAATAAAATAGCTGTTTTGATTGTTTGGTCTCTCATTTGCTTGGGGAGTCTCAACCCTAGACCGGTTCTGGCACTACCCACAACCCTGAAAAGCACTTCTTCCGCAtcaatggaagaaagaagagatacCCAGAATGACCAAAATGATAACGAGGATATGTACTTGAAGATATTGGAGAAGAACCCAAGGGATATTGAAGCTTTGAAAGTGGTTTTGTATGCTAAGATGAGGAAACGGAAGACCAAGGAAGCTGTGGAGTATGTGGAGAAGTTGATTGATATCCAACCGAATGAAATAGAATGGAGGCTTCTTCAAGCTCTTACCTATGAGATGATGGGGAACTTCAGCAGGGCCAAGACACTGTTCAAACAAATCCTTAAGGAGAGGCCTCTTTTACTTAGAGCTTTGCAT GGTTTGGCAATGGTGATGCACAAGAACCATGAAGGTCCAGCTGTCTTTGATATGTTGGACAAGGCTTTGAAACTTGCTCAACGTGAGAAAAGAGTCACTGAGGAGCGAAATATAAGAATTTTAATTGCACAGATGCATGTTGTGAAG GGTAACTTGGAGGAAGGCTTGAAAAATTTCCAAGATCTGGTTAACGAGAACCCTCGGGATTTTCGGCCTTATCTTTGCCAG GGGATAATCTACAGCTTGCAGGATAAAAAGGAGGAAGCACAGGAGCAGTTCGAGACATATCGGACTCTTGTCCCTGAAGAGTTTCCCCAGAGAGGATTCCTTGATGATGTGGTACTGGCAGCGAAGACAGAATCTCGGCAACAGCTGGAGAAGGATTTTGAAGTTGAATTCTCCTACAGGAAGTGA